One segment of Patescibacteria group bacterium DNA contains the following:
- a CDS encoding S1C family serine protease yields MFKPSQTFLVIILSICFGLLSGFLGFVIISASSLKIPILSQLNFSSATLNDRIIIQQPRSVVIEQDTQMKQIENDLLPTVVNVYYSNKSTEPLSAAFTDSDVLGHGFVLTADGWVVSSRAAITNLKGSYTAVGYQNKQYLLSDFVEDHATGIVFGKMSASNLPVAKIGKSNSLSLGQTVVVVSGHNRLELTHITKIGYSFSTVSDLKLNSDHPQKRIYLDRLLAESYNGGLLVNFKGEIIGVIDNGSVIPVDYFSQLITGLLNNKEVVRASLGVNYIDLAQADGLADWGDKGAYVISEPVRGTAVFGLIRKGDIIKKINDFELNVYQGLSDIVNNFKMGDKVEIVLSRGGQDMSITAVLK; encoded by the coding sequence ATGTTCAAACCATCGCAAACTTTTTTGGTTATTATTCTGTCAATCTGTTTCGGTCTACTTTCCGGTTTTCTGGGCTTTGTCATTATTAGCGCTTCCTCTTTAAAAATTCCGATTTTAAGCCAGCTGAATTTTTCTTCGGCGACTCTAAACGATAGGATTATCATCCAACAGCCGCGTAGCGTGGTGATTGAGCAGGATACGCAAATGAAGCAGATAGAGAATGATCTGTTGCCCACTGTAGTTAATGTTTATTATAGCAATAAATCAACCGAGCCGCTTAGCGCCGCTTTTACTGATAGTGATGTTTTGGGCCATGGTTTTGTTTTGACTGCCGATGGTTGGGTAGTCAGTTCTCGCGCCGCTATCACCAATCTTAAAGGGTCTTATACTGCCGTAGGTTACCAGAACAAACAATATCTGTTGTCTGATTTTGTTGAGGATCATGCTACCGGCATAGTTTTTGGAAAAATGTCGGCCAGCAATTTGCCGGTTGCCAAAATCGGCAAATCTAACAGTTTATCATTAGGCCAGACAGTTGTAGTCGTTTCCGGCCATAATCGGCTGGAGCTGACTCATATAACCAAGATCGGCTATAGTTTTTCCACAGTCAGCGATTTAAAGCTTAACTCTGATCATCCGCAAAAAAGGATTTATTTAGATCGGCTTTTGGCCGAAAGTTATAATGGCGGTTTATTGGTTAATTTTAAGGGGGAGATAATCGGTGTGATTGATAATGGTTCAGTTATTCCCGTTGATTACTTTTCTCAGTTAATTACCGGATTATTGAATAATAAGGAAGTTGTTCGGGCGTCTTTGGGCGTGAATTATATTGACTTGGCTCAGGCTGACGGCTTAGCTGATTGGGGCGATAAGGGTGCTTACGTCATTAGCGAACCGGTACGCGGTACTGCGGTTTTCGGCCTAATCAGGAAGGGTGATATTATTAAGAAAATAAACGATTTCGAACTCAATGTTTATCAGGGTCTGTCCGATATTGTCAATAACTTTAAGATGGGGGATAAAGTGGAGATTGTTTTATCTCGCGGCGGCCAGGATATGTCGATTACGGCAGTTTTAAAATAG